One Candidatus Methanoperedens sp. genomic window, ATGAAGGAGATCGGGACAAAACGCGGTTTACCTGTTTCCGGGATGCTTGGCGGGCTTGTGAACAGTCAGGCAACGACAGGAGCCCTTGCTGCGATGGCAAAAAAAAGAACCGAGTTAATAGAATCCAGTTACCTGGGGATTATCCTTTCAAATGCTGCAACGCTGGCAAGGAACATGGTCATAGCATTGATTGTAGACCCGAGCGGAAAAGTGCTTTTATTGATGGCTCCTGTGCAGATTGTCATTATCCTGTTTCTCGCAGCCACAGCTATTAAATCAAGTAACCATATGGTTTCAAACGAGACAATACAATTGCAGTCCCCGTTTGCGCTATCTCCGGCGGTAAAATTTGCCTTCGGGTTCACGGCATTATCTTTTATTTCAAGATTTGCTTACCTGTGGGCAGGTGTTGCAGGAGTTTACGCGACTGCGCTGGGTGGATTTATAAGTAGCGCAGTGGTAATCGCGTCGGTGACGGCGCTTGCTGTTAACCACACGGTTTCATACAATACGGCTGCAATAACCGTTGTCCTTGCAAGTATAATAAGCGTAGGCAGTAATATGATATTTGTAAAATTGTCAGGACCGCCTGAACTTATGCAATTGATAAAAAAGTCCTTCACCCGCTTCATAATATTTGGTACGGTTGTTCTTATTATATGGGCGATTTTAATAAATCATAACTTTTAGGGATAATAATCGCATTTGAGGTATCATATATTCTTGCTTTTTCCATTCCAAGGATGTTCAAAACAAACACCGAAACTAACACAGGAGATAGAAGGGATACTGAGTTACAATTCACCGTAAGGGCTTATCTACTTTGGCAAAAAAGTGTCGACATGTTCACGCAGTACGAGCTAAGCTGACGCATTGATTTTTGTTTGCTTGGGTCTGGGTTGTTTTATAAAATGTAAGCTCTGCTTATAAAACAAAGTTAATATTAGTTGTCTATAAAAAAGTTGTATCATTGCTCAACCAAAAACTTTTAAACTTTAAACTCTTACCAATACGATATAAACTGAAGCATTGATTTTGATTCGGTTTTTATTCTGTTACTAAAATAAGTCCTCGAAATGTGTTTAATAATATGATTATGCATATAGATAACTACAAGGTGAAATCTAAGGACGATTTTAAGCTCTCAAAATTAGAGACTTCATCGACATTTAAGCAGCCTGAGGAAAAAGAATTAAAGAAGATGCTCCTTAATGATACGGAAAAAATAGCGGCACTTCAGTATAAATTATATGCCGAGAATCGCCAGTCTTTATTGATTATTCTACAAGGTATGGATAGTTCGGGGAAGGACGGCAGCATTAAACATATTATGAGTGGTGTTAATCCGCAAGGTGTTTTGGTTCATAGTTTTAAACATCCCTCCGATTTAGAATTAGAACATGATTATTTATGGCGTCATTATCAAAAATTGCCAGAACATGGACAGATAGCTATTTTCAACCGTTCGCATTATGAAAATGTACTTATCTCAAAAGTACATCCGAAAATAGTTCTGGTGGAACGAATTCCTGGTATTGATTCCATTGAGAAAATAGACAAAAATTTTTGGGCGAAGCGTTACAAGCAAATCAATCATTTTGAAAAAAGTATTACAGAAAGTGGGACACGTATTTTGAAATTTTTTCTTCACTTGTCGAAGCAGGAACAATGTAAACGTTTTTTAGAAAGAATTGAAAACAAAGAAAGACATTGGAAATTTTCTTCCAGCGATATTATAGAGCGTGGTTATTGGGATGATTATCAAAAGGCTTATGAAAAAGCAATAATAAATACCAATACAAAAACTGCTCCCTGGTATATCATCCCTGCTGATGATAAATGGTTCACGCATTTGTTGATTGGAAATATTATTTCGGAAGAGGCGAAGTAAAATAAAAAAGGCTTTGGC contains:
- a CDS encoding DUF4010 domain-containing protein; this translates as MKEIGTKRGLPVSGMLGGLVNSQATTGALAAMAKKRTELIESSYLGIILSNAATLARNMVIALIVDPSGKVLLLMAPVQIVIILFLAATAIKSSNHMVSNETIQLQSPFALSPAVKFAFGFTALSFISRFAYLWAGVAGVYATALGGFISSAVVIASVTALAVNHTVSYNTAAITVVLASIISVGSNMIFVKLSGPPELMQLIKKSFTRFIIFGTVVLIIWAILINHNF